The nucleotide sequence CGGGCAGAACCTGCGCAATGTCATCAGCGTGACCTTCGGCGGCGTGCCCGCCCAGATCGTCAGCCAGAGCAGTTCCGGTGGCGGCGGCTGGGATGGCGGCTGGGGCGGCGGCTGGGGTGGCGGTGGCTGGCCGGGGAATACCACCAACGACATCGTCGTGGTGATAGCCCCGCCGCACGCGCCCGGGTCCGTCCAGGTCCTGGTCACCACCACCGTCGGCACCAGCAACAGCCAGCCGTACACCTACGTGGCGCCGACGCCGCCCACCGCCGTCTCCATCACCCCGGCCGTGGGGCCGACCACCGGCGGCACCCTGTACTTGATCACGGGCACCAACCTGACCGGTGTCACCAGTGTCACCTTCGGCGCGAACCCCTCGGCGATCCTGACCATCAACCCGGCCGGGACCGTCCTGGTCGGCATCACCCCGGCAGGTCCGCCCGCGGGCGGAAACGTCGCCGTCACGCTGAGCGGCCCCAACGGGACCGCCACCGTCCCCGGCGGTTTCACCTACTTCGTCGCGCCGCCCGCCCCGGTGCCCACCGCCATCACGCCCACCACCGGACCCATCGCCGGCGGCACCGCGTTCACCATCACCGGCACCAACCTCGGCAGCGTGCTGGGCGTGCTGTTCAATGGCGTTCCCGCAACGGGTGTGACCGCCACCGCCACCACGGTCACCGGCACCACCCCGGCCGGGGTGCCCGGCAC is from Streptomyces hygroscopicus and encodes:
- a CDS encoding cell wall protein yields the protein MTSTALATAAPTAANWPPSQAGPPLLLSVVPNSGPAAGGNLVQLNGQNLRNVISVTFGGVPAQIVSQSSSGGGGWDGGWGGGWGGGGWPGNTTNDIVVVIAPPHAPGSVQVLVTTTVGTSNSQPYTYVAPTPPTAVSITPAVGPTTGGTLYLITGTNLTGVTSVTFGANPSAILTINPAGTVLVGITPAGPPAGGNVAVTLSGPNGTATVPGGFTYFVAPPAPVPTAITPTTGPIAGGTAFTITGTNLGSVLGVLFNGVPATGVTATATTVTGTTPAGVPGTATVTLVTAFGNVTVPGGFLYV